Proteins co-encoded in one Waddlia chondrophila WSU 86-1044 genomic window:
- a CDS encoding acyltransferase — translation MSSSKIHPTAIVEEKVQIGDETVIWDHVHVRKHARIGHHSIIGEKSYLGYYVDIGNYVKVNAMVYIPYGVIIEDQCMISSGVVFSNETYPRSMNIELTELQPSGPTAETMMTRVCQGATIGANASIGPGITISPYSLIGMGSVVTRNVPRQGLMVGNPARLIGYVCICGIKIVDFDSPPEDHMNCPRCSRSYTWDEDQLVCFS, via the coding sequence ATGTCTTCTTCCAAAATCCATCCGACTGCAATTGTGGAAGAAAAAGTTCAAATTGGGGATGAAACAGTCATTTGGGATCATGTGCATGTACGCAAGCACGCGCGGATTGGACATCATTCAATCATCGGTGAAAAAAGTTATCTTGGCTATTATGTTGACATAGGGAACTACGTAAAAGTCAATGCAATGGTTTATATCCCCTATGGCGTGATCATTGAAGACCAGTGCATGATCTCGTCAGGAGTTGTTTTTTCGAACGAAACCTATCCACGGTCGATGAATATCGAACTGACTGAACTTCAACCTTCCGGCCCAACAGCCGAAACGATGATGACTCGCGTGTGTCAAGGAGCAACGATCGGAGCTAACGCATCGATCGGGCCGGGGATCACGATTTCTCCCTATTCTTTGATCGGCATGGGATCAGTTGTTACACGCAATGTTCCCCGTCAAGGGTTGATGGTGGGCAATCCTGCTCGGCTAATCGGTTATGTCTGTATCTGCGGAATCAAGATTGTGGATTTTGATTCACCTCCCGAAGATCACATGAACTGCCCTAGATGTTCCCGAAGTTATACCTGGGATGAAGATCAACTCGTTTGTTTCTCGTAA
- a CDS encoding tetratricopeptide repeat protein, whose protein sequence is MRQLTLIIGISIAVIAMTSSIKTTPKPEKIQQNPHIDSGKQAKDYKTAQEFLENQEPEEALEIIHRYKTEMESLSPQGLKWIELFIQGSVDIKDVKQLVILYEFFPEIFKEHEDASLLVADAYLNTNNTKNYKKIRSLWTDRETKAASWFLLDVDLTLLEGKRPEAIGKLKSRTFNNKADVGRLVRLALLEGGEDPKKAWFYLAEAYGKDPFNPDVRSYRAKLLESVGKHSLAQKEYQAASQISPSNLFLKDQLADFYLRHQQYAMALELMQANLAPPSLDSLWVKTLFWSKITTPLDFDWTDAPIPDGNMNTLIRYLISLDQDQFWDQKVYTRVANGNDFLKTCQETFWLRVLQELRDKNEVEAYKLLRYNPFTITSWHPHLEVALKRVANYRKNKTLKLEASQMPHNELPQRFPETAYPKFFEELEQLAESGKEVPQPLHHLLMGKEAYTAVFLAAGWLEAGLALHVLPIIPNDYPDWLAFAITQALYHNRSGLEAREFAALQKKTPKLQLLLAEITIAGGDKEAALKELLPLAKEDSDTGYRAAWLASLIDIEKQEYEKARTIIGSQPRLVNDVLGQETLARIAHLEGDQYLANRIYKSIEKKSPEARSYLARKAFQEQNWERARALTEQLIIDYPENPTLQENLKKIREKQKIGKDSSIH, encoded by the coding sequence ATGCGCCAACTCACATTGATTATTGGAATCTCAATTGCGGTGATCGCAATGACTTCGAGCATAAAGACAACTCCTAAGCCGGAAAAGATCCAGCAAAATCCCCATATCGATAGCGGAAAACAAGCAAAAGATTACAAAACAGCTCAAGAATTTCTGGAGAATCAAGAACCTGAAGAAGCTCTTGAAATCATTCACAGGTACAAAACGGAAATGGAATCGCTGTCTCCCCAAGGCTTAAAATGGATCGAACTTTTTATCCAGGGATCTGTCGATATCAAAGATGTTAAGCAGCTTGTCATCCTTTATGAATTTTTTCCCGAAATTTTCAAAGAGCACGAAGACGCTTCCTTACTTGTCGCTGATGCTTATCTTAACACTAACAATACGAAAAATTACAAAAAAATCCGCTCTCTCTGGACCGACAGGGAAACTAAGGCTGCGTCTTGGTTTCTTCTGGATGTAGACCTTACTCTTTTGGAAGGGAAAAGACCGGAAGCGATCGGAAAGTTAAAGTCCAGGACATTTAACAACAAAGCAGACGTCGGCCGTCTCGTACGTCTCGCTCTTCTCGAAGGCGGCGAAGACCCGAAAAAAGCGTGGTTTTATCTAGCTGAAGCCTATGGAAAAGACCCCTTTAATCCCGACGTAAGATCCTACCGTGCCAAACTATTGGAATCTGTCGGAAAACATTCATTGGCTCAAAAAGAGTATCAAGCCGCCTCTCAAATCAGCCCATCTAATCTTTTCTTAAAAGATCAGCTAGCGGATTTTTATCTTAGGCATCAGCAATACGCAATGGCTCTCGAGCTCATGCAGGCAAACCTTGCACCGCCATCCCTTGACAGCCTATGGGTAAAAACTCTTTTCTGGAGTAAAATCACTACCCCACTGGACTTTGACTGGACAGACGCTCCAATACCAGATGGAAACATGAACACTTTAATCCGCTATCTCATCAGTCTTGATCAAGATCAATTCTGGGATCAGAAAGTGTATACGCGCGTTGCAAACGGCAATGATTTTTTAAAAACCTGCCAGGAAACCTTTTGGCTGCGTGTGCTTCAGGAACTTAGGGACAAAAACGAAGTAGAAGCCTATAAACTCTTACGCTACAATCCATTCACGATAACCTCTTGGCATCCTCATCTGGAGGTGGCCTTGAAAAGAGTTGCGAACTATCGAAAAAATAAGACCTTGAAATTAGAGGCCTCGCAAATGCCTCATAACGAACTTCCTCAAAGGTTTCCAGAAACTGCCTACCCTAAATTTTTTGAAGAGCTTGAACAGCTGGCAGAATCCGGAAAAGAAGTTCCTCAGCCTTTGCATCATCTTCTGATGGGCAAAGAAGCTTATACAGCAGTCTTTCTTGCTGCAGGCTGGCTAGAGGCAGGACTTGCGCTGCATGTTCTCCCTATAATTCCAAACGATTACCCTGATTGGCTGGCTTTCGCGATTACGCAAGCGCTTTACCATAACCGCTCAGGTCTTGAAGCAAGAGAGTTTGCCGCTCTACAGAAAAAAACGCCGAAACTGCAGCTCTTGCTGGCAGAAATCACAATCGCGGGCGGAGACAAAGAAGCAGCATTGAAAGAACTGCTTCCGCTTGCGAAAGAGGATAGCGATACTGGATACCGCGCCGCTTGGTTAGCAAGCCTGATTGACATTGAAAAGCAGGAGTACGAAAAAGCGCGCACGATTATCGGTTCGCAGCCAAGGCTCGTCAACGACGTTTTAGGGCAAGAAACGCTTGCGCGAATTGCTCACTTGGAAGGCGACCAGTACCTGGCTAACAGAATTTACAAATCTATCGAAAAAAAATCGCCGGAAGCCAGATCATACCTTGCACGCAAAGCATTTCAAGAACAGAACTGGGAGCGTGCACGCGCACTTACCGAACAGTTAATTATTGACTATCCGGAAAACCCTACCTTGCAGGAAAATTTGAAAAAAATCAGAGAGAAGCAAAAAATAGGAAAGGATTCTTCAATTCATTAG
- a CDS encoding macro domain-containing protein, protein MKLDFSNFFTHLIFHPFDADTKNERKFALVSSIALGIFSLFTVHLGCLIYGFFARKVDHPSPSDESVSKVAKEHGIGTQKPQAQKFEPVLLAEKTFGSARLQIYQGDLLEQKVDAIVNPANTKLRGGGGVDGIIGRAAGKSIYDECVEQLKAKKLDSCNIGDAYITGSGKLNEKGIKHVIHAVGPTGSTPGGDQLLKAAYMNSLLKADEKGLESIAFPAISIGIFNFNPKHAAELAFEAVRDFFSEHPDTSIKEVRLCYWTSSKDVASKNRMLELLS, encoded by the coding sequence ATGAAATTAGATTTTTCAAATTTTTTTACGCACTTAATTTTTCATCCTTTTGACGCCGATACAAAAAATGAGCGAAAATTTGCGCTGGTTTCATCGATTGCATTGGGAATCTTTTCTCTCTTTACCGTCCACTTAGGTTGTTTGATTTACGGCTTTTTTGCCCGTAAAGTCGATCATCCTTCTCCATCTGATGAATCCGTTAGCAAGGTTGCAAAAGAGCATGGGATTGGAACTCAGAAGCCTCAAGCTCAAAAATTTGAACCGGTGCTTTTAGCTGAAAAAACGTTTGGCTCGGCTCGATTGCAAATTTATCAAGGGGATCTGCTTGAGCAAAAGGTGGATGCTATTGTGAATCCTGCTAACACAAAATTAAGAGGTGGTGGCGGAGTTGACGGGATCATAGGAAGAGCGGCAGGGAAGTCGATCTATGATGAATGTGTTGAGCAGTTGAAAGCAAAAAAGTTAGATTCTTGCAATATCGGTGATGCTTACATTACCGGTTCGGGTAAATTAAATGAAAAAGGGATCAAACATGTCATTCATGCGGTTGGTCCTACAGGATCGACTCCTGGTGGAGACCAGCTTCTTAAAGCCGCTTACATGAACAGCTTGTTGAAAGCGGATGAGAAGGGTTTAGAAAGTATCGCTTTTCCAGCGATCAGCATCGGAATTTTCAATTTTAATCCCAAACATGCCGCCGAGCTCGCTTTTGAAGCAGTCAGAGATTTTTTCAGCGAGCATCCCGACACTTCCATCAAAGAAGTTCGCTTGTGTTATTGGACTAGCAGTAAGGATGTTGCTTCTAAGAACAGAATGCTTGAGTTGCTTTCTTGA
- the typA gene encoding translational GTPase TypA produces the protein MHQSDKIRNIAIIAHIDHGKTTLMDGLLKQSCNFRENQDVPERVMDSYDQEQERGITIFAKHTSIPYEDYKINLIDTPGHADFSGEVERILGMVNSVLLIVDAQEGPMPQTRFVLSKSLKMGLKPIVFLNKIDRPHADPERVLNETFDLFVELGANDEQLDFAYCYGSGIQGYAVQELGDEKKDFIPLMDLIVRRTPVPSGEIEEPFLLQAVTIGYDDYVGRQACGRILRGKIKKGDQVVHINREGAQSRHQITKIEGHSGLEKVEMPEAGVGDIVLLSGVPEVTIGETLCSPEKVEPLPLIAIEEPTVSIDILVNNGPFVGKSGKHVTMNKIRDRLQREKRSNISYQITEPADDQKRVTVSGRGELHLAVLLEAMRREGYEFCVSKPRVIIKEVDGARHEPIDNVHIEVPEEYSGAVIEQLSKRKGEMQHLHTNEHGITHMDFLIPTRGLMGYRNDFLTTTRGLGILTAIYDRYAPWKGEMESRKNGSLVSMLPGKANAYACFNLESRGILFVAPGDEVYEGMIVGENARENDLVVNMIKGKQLTNVRASGSDENIILTPPRKMTLENAIGYINSDELIEVTPDTIRLRKVYLTENERKRNKL, from the coding sequence ATGCACCAGTCGGACAAAATACGGAATATTGCAATCATCGCACATATCGACCATGGGAAAACAACTTTGATGGACGGTCTGCTGAAGCAGTCGTGCAATTTCAGAGAAAATCAGGATGTTCCTGAGCGGGTCATGGATTCCTATGACCAGGAACAGGAAAGAGGAATCACGATTTTTGCCAAACATACCTCTATTCCCTATGAAGACTACAAAATCAATCTGATCGATACTCCGGGGCACGCTGATTTCTCGGGAGAAGTTGAGCGGATTCTCGGAATGGTGAACTCGGTGCTGTTGATTGTCGATGCGCAGGAAGGACCGATGCCGCAGACCCGTTTCGTCTTGTCAAAGTCTTTGAAAATGGGGCTTAAGCCGATTGTTTTTCTAAATAAGATCGACCGTCCGCATGCTGATCCGGAGCGTGTTCTTAACGAGACATTTGATCTGTTTGTGGAGTTGGGGGCAAATGATGAGCAATTGGATTTTGCTTATTGCTACGGTTCCGGCATTCAGGGATATGCCGTGCAGGAATTAGGCGATGAAAAAAAAGATTTTATCCCATTGATGGATCTCATCGTCAGGCGCACGCCTGTTCCTAGTGGAGAGATCGAGGAACCTTTCCTATTGCAGGCAGTGACGATCGGTTATGACGATTATGTCGGCCGTCAGGCGTGCGGGAGAATTTTGCGCGGGAAGATTAAAAAAGGGGATCAGGTTGTCCATATTAATCGCGAAGGCGCTCAATCAAGGCATCAAATCACGAAGATTGAAGGGCACAGCGGGCTTGAAAAAGTGGAGATGCCCGAAGCCGGAGTTGGGGACATTGTTTTGCTTTCCGGGGTGCCTGAGGTCACAATAGGTGAAACTTTATGCTCTCCGGAAAAGGTGGAGCCGTTGCCGCTTATTGCGATTGAGGAGCCGACTGTATCGATCGATATTCTGGTCAATAACGGCCCCTTTGTCGGCAAAAGCGGAAAGCATGTCACAATGAATAAGATCAGAGACCGCTTGCAGCGGGAGAAAAGGTCTAACATTTCCTACCAGATCACAGAACCTGCTGATGATCAAAAGAGAGTGACTGTTTCTGGAAGAGGGGAATTGCACCTGGCTGTTCTTCTTGAAGCGATGCGGCGAGAAGGGTATGAGTTTTGTGTTTCGAAGCCGCGAGTGATCATTAAAGAGGTAGATGGCGCTCGGCATGAGCCGATCGACAATGTTCACATTGAAGTGCCGGAGGAGTATTCCGGAGCGGTGATCGAACAGCTTTCTAAGAGAAAGGGAGAGATGCAGCATCTGCACACAAACGAGCACGGGATCACGCATATGGACTTCCTCATTCCGACTAGAGGTTTGATGGGATACCGCAACGATTTCTTGACGACGACGCGCGGCCTTGGCATTTTGACTGCGATTTATGATCGGTACGCACCTTGGAAAGGTGAAATGGAGAGTAGGAAAAACGGTTCCCTTGTTTCCATGCTCCCGGGAAAAGCCAATGCTTACGCTTGTTTCAATCTTGAAAGCAGAGGGATTCTCTTTGTCGCTCCTGGCGATGAGGTTTACGAAGGGATGATCGTTGGGGAGAATGCCCGTGAAAACGATCTGGTTGTGAATATGATCAAAGGGAAGCAATTGACAAACGTGCGTGCTTCCGGGTCGGATGAAAACATCATTTTGACTCCTCCGAGGAAGATGACTTTGGAAAACGCTATCGGCTACATTAATAGCGATGAGCTTATCGAAGTCACCCCCGATACGATACGGTTGCGCAAGGTTTATTTGACCGAAAACGAAAGAAAGCGGAACAAGTTATAG
- a CDS encoding MBL fold metallo-hydrolase RNA specificity domain-containing protein, with protein MKLRFLGAAGTVTGSKTLIETNDCAILVDCGLFQGYKELRGKNWSGFPVSIEKIHSVILTHAHIDHSGYLPILVRDGFKGDIYATPATRDLCEILLRDSARIHEEDARRANKYGYSKHKPALPLYTEEDAIRCLRQFKSLDLGIDTPLSRSLIVHASRAGHILGSAMLTFRTNEETLVFSGDLGRSKSAIMPPPAQIQVADDLILESTYGNRLHPDEDDEQKLGEIIRKTAKRGGVVLIPAFAVGRTQIVLYLIHQLKAKKQIPDIPIFLDSPMAQDATDIMLNYSNEHTLSPDLCRKVCSTAQYVQSAQDSKQLHGKHYPMIIISASGMAEGGRVLHHLKKYAPDHHNSIVFVGFQAPMTRGDRILQGAREIKIHGNMVPVRAKIELLETLSSHADYQETLSWLKGFVKPPRQVFLNHGEPAALGALKDKIIDTFGWRVTIPSYMDLYEL; from the coding sequence GTGAAGCTACGTTTTTTAGGAGCAGCAGGTACTGTCACAGGATCAAAAACACTTATCGAAACTAACGACTGCGCGATCCTTGTCGACTGCGGACTTTTTCAGGGATACAAAGAACTCAGAGGAAAAAACTGGAGCGGATTTCCAGTTTCGATAGAAAAGATCCATTCCGTCATTCTTACTCATGCCCATATCGACCACAGCGGCTATCTGCCCATTCTTGTCCGAGACGGCTTCAAAGGAGACATCTACGCGACTCCTGCCACGCGCGATTTATGCGAAATCCTGCTCAGGGACAGTGCCAGAATTCATGAAGAGGACGCACGCCGCGCTAATAAATATGGATACTCCAAACATAAACCTGCCTTGCCTCTCTACACTGAAGAAGACGCAATCCGTTGTCTCAGGCAATTCAAGTCCCTTGACCTTGGAATCGACACTCCCTTAAGCCGCTCCCTAATCGTCCACGCCAGCCGGGCAGGCCATATCCTCGGTTCGGCAATGCTGACATTCCGCACCAACGAAGAAACGCTTGTCTTCAGCGGAGATTTAGGCCGTTCTAAAAGCGCAATCATGCCTCCTCCAGCACAAATTCAGGTTGCAGACGACCTCATTTTAGAATCAACCTATGGCAACCGTCTGCATCCCGATGAAGACGACGAACAAAAATTGGGAGAAATCATCCGAAAGACAGCAAAAAGAGGCGGCGTTGTCTTGATTCCCGCATTCGCCGTGGGGAGAACACAAATTGTCCTCTATCTCATTCATCAACTTAAAGCAAAAAAACAGATCCCTGATATTCCTATTTTTTTGGACAGTCCAATGGCTCAGGACGCAACCGACATCATGCTAAACTACAGCAATGAGCATACGTTGAGCCCCGATCTCTGCCGAAAGGTCTGCTCAACTGCCCAATATGTGCAAAGCGCGCAAGATTCAAAGCAGCTGCATGGCAAACATTATCCCATGATCATTATCTCTGCCAGCGGAATGGCTGAAGGGGGAAGAGTGTTGCACCATTTGAAAAAATACGCCCCGGACCATCACAATTCCATTGTGTTTGTCGGCTTCCAGGCTCCGATGACGCGAGGCGACCGAATCCTTCAAGGGGCAAGAGAAATTAAAATTCATGGGAACATGGTTCCCGTTCGCGCCAAGATCGAACTTCTGGAAACGCTGTCAAGCCACGCAGATTATCAGGAAACTCTTAGCTGGCTGAAAGGATTTGTCAAACCTCCGCGTCAGGTATTTCTCAACCATGGAGAACCTGCAGCCTTGGGCGCTTTGAAGGATAAAATTATCGACACTTTCGGCTGGAGGGTGACCATTCCAAGCTACATGGATCTATACGAACTATAA